The DNA sequence GCTTTGTCAATCACGTGGGCGGGAACGTTATCTTTCTTGGCCCGATCAACAACGTGACGCAGCAACGGATTGGCATCCGGGTCAGGCACACCCTTCTTGGCCGCCATGTACACCTGCTTGCTGTACCTGGAATAGACCTTCGCGTTGTTTAACGCGGTTTTGAAGATGGAATGCTTGCGCTTTTCAAAAATACGACCCATGGGAGTTCACCTCTAACATCATTCTATCGAGGGCGTGAAGAAGTTTGCAAGGTGGGCTACTCCCAAGGAGAATCTGAACTGGGATGAGAGTGTTCTGCAGCGCACTCTCACCTCCGCATGGCGACCCGTCACTCGCGTTCCGGGCTGCACGTTGCATTGAACTCTCTTCCTCGCCAGTGCATGTAACACTCAGCCTGCGGCGAAGCGCGGGCCGTCTTGCTGTTCCACCACATAACACATCACATCCTGCAAGGCGGGTTCCGAGTAGACTCGGCGTTTGCTACCATTCTCCGAAAAGTGGTGCTTCCGCTGTACCAAATCAGGGTACGCTTCTCTCAGTTTGCGAGTAGACCGGGCCTTGAACTGCGTCAGCACCACATCGGGATCAACTTCCGTGGCGGTGACGACCGCATGCACATGGTTGCTGCGGGCATTGACTGCATGGAAAAGCCAACCACGATATTGACAATGCTGGCGTATCGCCGCTTCCACTATGGCCCGTTGGGGACGATCCATGACAAAGGCATCTTCCGTCATCAACAACTCAGACCATCGTTGCAA is a window from the Planctomycetia bacterium genome containing:
- a CDS encoding transposase, with amino-acid sequence MPDQADPIAYFITWTTYGTWLPGDERGWYAKPGIWSPGDAQLQRWSELLMTEDAFVMDRPQRAIVEAAIRQHCQYRGWLFHAVNARSNHVHAVVTATEVDPDVVLTQFKARSTRKLREAYPDLVQRKHHFSENGSKRRVYSEPALQDVMCYVVEQQDGPRFAAG